The Nostoc flagelliforme CCNUN1 region ATCCCACTCCTGTTTGCGAGTATCCAATGGCAAGGATAGGATATACAGCGCCAAACGAGTTAGGGGGAGACGACCTAAATTAATGTCGATTTCTACTTCTGTGCGGTTGGCTGAACTTTGAAAGCGCAATTTTTCATTCAAAGTCATTTGCTCTTGAATACGAGATAAAAAGACTTCTCGTTTAATTCCATGTTTCGCTGCTAAACCTTCGGCAACTGTAAAGGGTAGTTGATAAACTGCTTGAGCGCTATAGTGTGCTTGGCGAAATGTCTCAAATAATTCTGTTTGATAAACCTGCTGTTTCCATTTACCAAAAAGAAAATTACCTAATTCCCCTGGTAGAGTGAGGTGAGCATGGGAAGCGATCGCTCGAAATTTGGAGCGATATTTCACAGCATCAAAGTTGATGTCACGTTTTTGCTGGAGATAATCACGAGCGATCGCTCTGCTACGACGATTATTGATACTTCTTTTCCGCAATTGTTGCAATACTTCCCAACCTCGTTGTGGTGGTAAGGCTGTTAATGCTGCGGCAATTAATGCACCTTCTTCTTGTCGATGTTCAGGGGGTGTATGTTTTCCTGTTGCTAGTAACTTGAGGATAATCTGCGCTTGGTTGAAGTGGTTAATCCCTGCTGCCAATGTTCGGGTATAGAGTAAGCGGTAATTACCTAAAATATAGTCGTGCAAAAAATCAATAGATACGCGCTGCCCGTAACTATCACCGTAGAATTCACGCTGTCCTGTGCAGGAGAGGCAGGCATTAATGAACATGACTAAATCTTCCCTTGCCACTTGCTGATGTTGGTTCGCCCGATTAATGTCCATTTTTGACCGAAAACAGGGTGTGGGGGATAGGGTATGGGGTGTGGGGTGTAGTGTTTAAGACAATTAAATGCGAGTACGTTAAGCAGTTCAACACATTCTTAATTCCCCACACCCGAACCTGCAACGCAAAACCCAGAAATACCAGGGATTTACGCTTATCAAGCGTACCATTTGTGAAGAATATTGCATCAGACTCTTCCCCTACACCCCTTTCTTTGGGGTACTGTTCGGGGAATGACGACACGACAAGCTAGGATAGCTTCAGATGCTAGATTCGGAAGTCGCACCAAAGTCCCGCAAACAGTATTAACGACTATTTTAAGTTCTAGATGAGAAAATAGCTAGAGAAATCCGACTTAAATTTTACTCAGTATACTGAACCTTTAAGCCGAACACAAAAAGGGATCGCAAACTAATTCAACGAACCAAAACTGAAGTGCCACTGGGAAAAGTAGCCGGAGCTAACCCGGAGTGGCGGCAAGTAAACTTCTAACGCTAGAGCCGCCGGGGAGATCCCGATGCCGAAACCAAGTCTGAAAACTGGTTGCAAAAAACTTCAATCGTTCCAGAATCAAAGCGACCGTACAAAGGCATTGCCCCGATCAGCAATCGTGTACAAGCGTATGCGATTGCTCTGATATTGCTCACTTTAGCGCAGGCTGAAATCTTCGCATTGCACATAGGCAGGCGATCGCTTTGAGTGGGTGTTTCAAATAGCAAAAGCCTTGATTGACATAAACTATGGTAGACGCATAGGATTTTAATGTCAACCGTGGTTAATAAAGAAGTAGAGGTTTTGTCAGTGGACATCAGCGATGTGGCATACATCAAATGGAACGCCGAAAAAATTGACATTGTAAAAAAGGCAATGGAAGAAAAAGGCGGAAAAAGAGGAGCTATGTCTACAAGAACTCTAGCACAAGCCTTACAAGATAGAGGTGTAGCTTGCTCATACCAAAACATATTTAAATTATTAAGTGGTAAATATTCAATTATTTCCTTAGAGATAGCGCAGGGTATTTGTGAAGTGTTATCTATCCCTGTTCAAGAAATTGTAAAAATCTACAGATTTTCTATTTACGATGGTTGACGTTATTAACCAAGGTAGACTAATATATTAATCATTAGGAGAGGAACCAAGTGCTAGCCTCCCAGCTAAATTGAACCTTGAAAAAAGTGAACAGAAAACAAAGCCCCCAGGTAGCAGAAGCAGCGAATAGTCAAGGCTGGTGAAGTAAGGTAAGGGCTGAGTGGGTTCCAAATAAAAAGTTGCCACAGCAGTACGAAAGTCGCTTTGAGGCTCGTTGCCGACTGCCGCCCGATCAAGAGATATGCTGAATCAAGCAAGCTTCGGTCACTGACTAGGAGCCATAAATATGAGGCTTCGCCAATTCTAGATTGAGAGTGTTGTGGCAAGCCACAACATCAATTAGTACATAAATCAAAAGGCGATCGCTGCTGTCTGGAAAACTATGCGATCGCCCTTTTACCCATTTAAGAGGTATTTCTAATGATGACACAAACTTCAGCCTCTACG contains the following coding sequences:
- a CDS encoding helix-turn-helix domain-containing protein — protein: MSTVVNKEVEVLSVDISDVAYIKWNAEKIDIVKKAMEEKGGKRGAMSTRTLAQALQDRGVACSYQNIFKLLSGKYSIISLEIAQGICEVLSIPVQEIVKIYRFSIYDG